The Amaranthus tricolor cultivar Red isolate AtriRed21 chromosome 6, ASM2621246v1, whole genome shotgun sequence genome has a segment encoding these proteins:
- the LOC130814431 gene encoding calcium permeable stress-gated cation channel 1 — protein MASVNDILVSAGFNLLSAFIFLIAFALLRIQPFNDRVYFPKWYLKGLRSSPLNTGALVSKFVNLDFKSYLRFLNWMPDALKMPESELIEHAGLDSAVYLRIYLIGLKIFVPVTVLSLVVLVPVNYTNDALNLSKATFTNIDKLSISNIPLESQRFWAHLVMEYAFTFWVCYILYKEYAKVAAMRLQFMAAEKRRPDQFSVLVRNVPPDADESISELVEHFFLVNHPDHYLTHQVVYNANKLADLVEEKKKKQNWLDYYELKFSRQPDQRPTTKTGFLGLRGQKVDAIDYYAAEIERLTKEIAEERERVEQDPKSIMPASFVSFKTRWGAAVCAQTQQTRNPTIWLTEWAPEPRDIYWPNLAIPYVHLSIRRLIMSVAFFFLTFFFIIPIAFVQSLASIEGIQRYAPFLRPLVDMRFIKPFLQGFLPGLALKLFLIFLPAILMMMSKFEGFESLSSLERRSASRYYMFNFVNVFLGSVITGTAIEQLKTFINQPPSKIFEIIGISIPLKATFFITYIMVDGWAGVAGEILRVKPLIIYHLKNWFLVKTEKDREAAMDAGSIGFNTGEPQIQLYILLGLVYAVVTPILLPFILVFFGFSYLVYRHQIINVYNQEYESAAAFWPAVHGRIVAAMVFSQLLLMGLLSTKKAASSTPFLIALPILTIWFHRFCKGRFEPAFKTYPLQEAMMKDTLERARDPNFNLKGYLQNAYIHPVFKDEDEDDDVFLNKLEMETELVPTRRQSRRNTPVPSKMSNASSSPSPTKHFNL, from the exons ATGGCTTCCGTAAATGATATATTGGTTTCTGCTGGTTTCAATCTTTTGAGTGCGTTTATCTTCTTAATAGCATTTGCTCTTCTGAGGATTCAGCCTTTCAATGATAGAGTTTACTTTCCAAAATGGTACCTCAAGGGCTTAAGAAGCAGCCCGCTCAACACAGGAGCTCTCGTGAGCAAATTTGTCAATTTGGACTTCAAGTCATATTTGAGATTCTTAAATTGGATGCCTGATGCTTTAAAAATGCCTGAATCGGAGCTCATTGAGCATGCTGGGTTGGATTCAGCAGTTTACTTGCGGATTTATTTGATAGG GCTAAAGATTTTTGTGCCTGTGACAGTGCTTTCTCTAGTGGTTCTGGTTCCAGTTAACTACACAAATGATGCGTTAAATTTGTCGAAAGCTACCTTCACCAACATTGATAAGCTATCGATTTCAAATATACCACTTGAATCACAAAG GTTTTGGGCTCATTTAGTAATGGAATATGCATTCACTTTTTGGGTATGCTATATTCTTTATAAAGAGTACGCGAAGGTTGCAGCAATGCGGTTGCAATTTATGGCAGCAGAAAAACGTCGCCCTGATCAATTTTCT GTTCTGGTACGAAATGTTCCCCCAGATGCAGATGAATCCATTAGTGAGCTTGTGGAGCACTTTTTCTTGGTCAATCATCCCGATCATTATCTCACTCATCAG GTGGTTTACAATGCAAATAAGCTAGCAGATCTcgttgaagaaaagaaaaaaaagcaaaattgGCTTGATTACTatgaactaaaattttctaGACAACCAGATCAAAGGCCCACGACAAAG ACTGGATTTCTTGGCTTACGTGGGCAGAAAGTTGATGCCATCGATTATTACGCTGCTGAAATTGAGAGGCTAACAAAAGAA ATAGCTGAGGAGAGGGAGAGGGTTGAACAAGATCCAAAGTCTATCATGCCTGCTTCTTTTGTCTCCTTTAAGACCCGTTGGGGTGCTGCTGTTTGTGCACAGACTCAGCAAACCAGAAATCCAACTATTTGGTTGACTGAATGGGCTCCGGAGCCACGTGATATATATTGGCCAAACTTGGCCATTCCTTATGTTCATCTCAGCATCCGGAGGTTGATAATGTCTGTTGCATTCTTCTTCCTTACCTTTTTCTTCATTATCCCAATTGCCTTTGTACAATCACTGGCAAGCATTGAGGGTATTCAGAGATATGCTCCATTTTTAAGACCTCTTGTGGACAT GCGTTTTATCAAACCATTCCTCCAAGGTTTCCTACCCGGACTTGCTTTGAAGCTTTTCCTGATTTTCCTGCCTgcaatattgatgatgatgtcCAAATTCGAAGGTTTTGAATCATTATCATCTTTAGAAAGGCGATCAGCTTCAAGATATTACATGTTCAATTTTGTCAATGTTTTCTTGGGAAGTGTCATAACTGGAACTGCAATTGAACAACTCAAAACATTTATCAATCAGCCACCGTCAAA GATCTTTGAGATCATTGGAATTTCGATTCCATTAAAAGCAACTTTCTTTATAACTTACATTATGGTTGATGGATGGGCCGGTGTTGCTGGTGAGATCCTGAGAGTGAAACCTCTGATTATATACCATTTGAAGAATTGGTTCTTGGTTAAGACCGAGAAGGATAGGGAGGCAGCAATGGACGCTGGAAGCATTGGTTTCAACACCGGGGAGCCTCAGATACAATTGTATATATTGCTAGGCCTTGTTTATGCTGTGGTGACTCCGATTTTATTGCCGTTCATTTTGGTCTTCTTCGGCTTCTCTTATCTTGTGTATCGACATCAg ATCATAAATGTTTACAATCAGGAGTATGAAAGTGCTGCAGCTTTCTGGCCTGCTGTCCATGGGCGAATTGTTGCTGCAATGGTATTTTCACAGTTGCTTCTGATGGGATTGTTGAGCACAAAAAAGGCTGCTTCATCTACACCATTTCTCATAGCCCTTCCAATTCTTACCATATGGTTCCATAGATTCTGCAAGGGTCGATTTGAGCCAGCATTCAAGACCTATCCTCTACAG GAGGCAATGATGAAAGATACACTTGAACGTGCAAGAGATCCAAACTTCAATCTGAAAGGATACCTACAAAATGCCTATATTCATCCCGTGTttaaagatgaagatgaagatgatgatgtattCCTGAATAAGTTGGAGATGGAAACCGAGCTTGTTCCTACTAGACGCCAGTCAAGAAGAAACACTCCCGTTCCAAGCAAAATGAGCAACGCGTCATCTTCACCTTCTCCAACTAAACATTTCAACCTATGA
- the LOC130814432 gene encoding 60S ribosomal protein L15-2-like, translating to MGAYAYMQELWRRKQSDVLRFTQRVRCWEYRQLPSIVRVTHPTRPDKARRLGYKAKQGFVIYRVRVRRGGRKRPVPKGIVYGKPTNQGVTQLKFQRSKRSVAEERAGRKLGGLRVLNSYWINEDSTYKYFEVILVDAAHNAIRNDPRVNWICNPVHKHRELRGLTSAGKKFRGLRGKGHRNHKARPSRRATWKRNQTVSLRRYR from the exons ATGG GGGCCTACGCTTATATGCAAGAGTTATGGAGGAGGAAACAATCGGATGTGCTGAGATTCACTCAAAGAGTTAGGTGCTGGGAGTATCGTCAACTTCCTTCCATTGTTCGGGTCACTCATCCTACCCGACCGGACAAAGCTCGTCGTCTTGGTTACAAGGCCAAGCag GGCTTTGTCATTTACCGTGTTCGTGTTAGGAGAGGTGGTCGCAAGAGGCCTGTTCCAAAGGGTATTGTCTATGGTAAGCCCACAAACCAGGGTGTTACTCAGTTGAAGTTTCAGCGTAGCAAGAGGTCTGTTGCAGAAGAGCGTGCTGGTCGCAAGTTGGGTGGTCTCAGGGTTCTCAATTCATACTGGATCAATGAG GATTCCACATACAAGTACTTTGAGGTTATCCTTGTTGATGCAGCACACAACGCCATCAGGAACGACCCCAGGGTCAACTGGATCTGCAATCCAGTGCACAAGCACAGAGAACTTCGTGGCCTTACCTCTGCTGGAAAGAAATTCAGAGGTCTTCGCGGAAAGGGTCACCGCAATCACAAAGCTAGGCCTTCTCGTCGTGCAACCTGGAAGAGGAACCAGACAGTCTCTTTGCGCCGTTACCGATGA